In one Sphingomonas hankookensis genomic region, the following are encoded:
- a CDS encoding DNA primase yields the protein MGGHQVNGQGTGDDGYDEDGYDESQRAEILEATRDGPSDGTILTDLEPDLGMSDDEDEDELDMVDDELAEEDEDVTITGQGDQSEDELQEDFDDDNLAEDDDLDDADRDAIEP from the coding sequence ATGGGCGGGCATCAGGTGAATGGACAGGGCACCGGCGACGACGGCTATGACGAGGACGGCTATGACGAAAGCCAGCGCGCCGAAATCCTCGAGGCGACGCGCGACGGGCCGAGCGACGGCACTATCCTGACCGACCTCGAACCCGATCTGGGCATGTCCGACGACGAGGACGAGGACGAACTCGACATGGTCGACGACGAACTCGCCGAGGAGGACGAGGATGTGACGATCACCGGACAGGGCGACCAGTCCGAGGACGAGTTGCAGGAAGATTTCGACGACGACAATCTCGCCGAGGACGACGACCTCGACGATGCCGATCGCGACGCGATCGAGCCATGA
- a CDS encoding zinc-ribbon domain-containing protein, whose protein sequence is MILECTQCHMRYLVADSAIGPAGRTVRCAGCRHSWFQPPAMLDLGTTAAVTPPSEPARVAQPAMADAAADAPRPRSAPPVAPAATPDAPYAEAPRPAPLRARSTEPRCYVDPEAERAERGEPINAFVHQAPFVPRRNPARRRTAIAVAAGVAMLAACGGILYTGTPGIAEQLGLPIASSASDALKFAINTPERRLLSSGNELFAVSGRIINETGSRQRIPDIRAVLKDSQNRDVYSWTIKPQTRVIGPSGSLSFNSAALDVPANAKELELSFASGL, encoded by the coding sequence ATGATCCTCGAATGTACGCAATGCCATATGCGCTATCTGGTCGCCGATTCCGCGATCGGACCGGCCGGGCGCACCGTGCGTTGCGCCGGTTGCCGGCATAGCTGGTTCCAGCCGCCCGCGATGCTTGACCTCGGCACCACCGCCGCGGTCACCCCGCCTAGCGAGCCGGCGCGCGTGGCCCAGCCGGCGATGGCCGATGCGGCTGCCGACGCCCCCCGTCCGCGCAGCGCGCCGCCGGTGGCGCCGGCGGCGACGCCCGACGCGCCCTATGCCGAAGCGCCGCGTCCCGCGCCGCTGCGCGCGCGCAGCACCGAACCGCGCTGCTATGTCGATCCGGAGGCCGAACGCGCCGAGCGGGGCGAACCGATCAACGCCTTCGTCCATCAGGCCCCGTTCGTGCCGCGCCGCAACCCGGCGCGCCGCCGCACCGCCATCGCGGTCGCCGCCGGCGTCGCGATGCTCGCGGCCTGTGGCGGCATCCTCTACACCGGAACGCCCGGCATCGCCGAACAGCTCGGCCTGCCGATCGCGTCGAGCGCCAGCGACGCGCTGAAATTCGCGATCAACACGCCCGAACGCCGCCTGCTGTCGAGCGGCAACGAACTGTTCGCGGTGTCGGGGCGGATCATCAACGAAACCGGCAGCCGCCAGCGCATTCCCGACATTCGCGCAGTGTTGAAGGACAGCCAGAACCGCGACGTCTATAGCTGGACGATCAAGCCGCAGACGCGGGTCATCGGGCCGAGCGGGAGCCTGAGCTTCAACAGCGCCGCGCTGGACGTGCCGGCGAACGCCAAGGAACTCGAACTGAGTTTCGCTTCGGGGCTGTAA
- a CDS encoding efflux RND transporter permease subunit yields the protein MGFRNISAWSIRNPVPPLVLFLALTIAGIVSFMRMDVNQDPDIEFPVAIVVISQPGAAPTELETQVTQRVEAAVRALQGIDQIESTVTEGSSTTVIQLDIGTPIDRAVNDVREAVNQIRSQLPDGILEPQIYRANTTDSDIASWTAIADDMTPEQLSWYVDNTVAKELLSIDGMATVERVGGVDREIRVTLDPARLQAQGLTASQVNQALRQVNLNAAGGQAEIAGSQQSVRVLGNASTAYALSQTQIPVAGGRSIRLADIADVRDAYAEPKSRAEYNGRPVLAFDIKRAKGASDVTVFHEAEKKLAELQKRNPQVRFALLSNSVEFTETQYHSAMTAMYEGALLAIVVVFIFLRDWRATFISALAIPLSAIPAFWFMDMLGFTLNQMTLLALSLVAGVLVDDAIVEIENIVRHMRMGKSAYQASIDAADEIGIAVLATTMAIVAVFLPVGLMPGISGQFFKNFGLTVVASVLMSLAVARLITPMIAAYFLKAHGTASHGEGWLMDRYMGVLRWTLRHRWSTVVAAIAALALTVVMFMVLPQTFQPPQDRERVTATVEMVPGTTLEQTAAVVKRVERLLASQPMVKSVYSSSYAGNGRVTAELIDKPSFGERVRHRFGLLDDEEFAAKRTVKSTEFERGLAPQLAAIPDARVSFRSQFGWGGSSRDLSITLGGDDPAKLNETANKLVKEMEKLPMIVAPRVSGDLKRPEIIIRPRSDLAASLGVTTAALSGAIRIATLGDIDQNSARFSLSDRQIPIRVALSRDARSRLSTIQNLPLPTANGGSVPLSVVADIGFGAGPTKIDRINQQRRLVVGADLAPGVVSGVAMKAIHQLPTMQNLPLGVTELTVGQAKWQGEMIQNFIVAVISGIFLVFAVLVLLYKRVMPPFVNMGSLFLAPLGGLLALWVTGNPISMPVYIGLLMLLGIVAKNSILLIDFALEEMEKGVEKEVAILDAGHKRAQPIVMTTVAMVAGMVPTALALSGDSSFRGPMGITVIGGLTLSTLLTLLIVPGAFSLAVGLERWIGPRLSRRLLTYRPGDADGLAIDHKPGAPLPPGDGPKSLPAAE from the coding sequence ATGGGTTTCCGCAACATATCGGCATGGTCGATCCGCAACCCGGTGCCGCCGCTGGTGCTGTTCCTCGCGCTGACGATCGCGGGGATCGTCAGCTTCATGCGGATGGACGTGAACCAGGACCCGGACATCGAATTCCCGGTCGCGATCGTCGTCATCAGCCAGCCAGGCGCCGCCCCGACCGAGCTCGAGACTCAGGTGACGCAGCGGGTCGAGGCCGCGGTGCGCGCCCTGCAGGGCATCGACCAGATCGAATCGACCGTGACCGAAGGGTCGTCGACCACCGTCATCCAGCTCGACATCGGCACGCCGATCGACCGCGCGGTCAACGACGTGCGCGAGGCGGTGAACCAGATTCGCAGCCAGCTGCCCGACGGCATCCTCGAACCGCAAATCTATCGCGCCAATACGACCGATTCGGATATCGCGTCGTGGACCGCGATCGCCGACGACATGACGCCCGAACAGCTCAGCTGGTATGTCGACAATACGGTGGCCAAGGAATTGCTGTCGATCGACGGCATGGCGACCGTCGAACGGGTCGGCGGCGTCGACCGTGAAATCCGCGTCACGCTCGACCCCGCGCGGTTGCAGGCGCAGGGGCTGACCGCATCCCAGGTCAACCAGGCGCTGCGGCAGGTCAATCTGAACGCGGCAGGCGGTCAGGCGGAAATCGCCGGGTCGCAGCAATCGGTCCGCGTGCTGGGCAATGCCTCGACCGCCTATGCGCTGTCGCAGACGCAGATCCCGGTCGCCGGCGGACGGTCGATCCGCCTCGCGGACATCGCCGATGTCCGCGACGCCTATGCCGAGCCCAAGAGCCGCGCCGAATATAATGGCCGTCCGGTGCTGGCGTTCGACATCAAGCGTGCCAAGGGCGCGTCCGACGTCACCGTCTTCCACGAAGCGGAAAAGAAGCTCGCCGAGCTGCAGAAGCGCAACCCGCAGGTCCGCTTCGCCCTGCTGTCCAATTCGGTCGAGTTCACCGAAACCCAATATCATTCGGCGATGACTGCGATGTACGAGGGCGCGCTGCTCGCGATCGTCGTCGTGTTCATCTTCCTGCGCGACTGGCGCGCGACCTTCATCTCGGCACTGGCCATCCCGTTGTCGGCGATCCCCGCCTTCTGGTTCATGGACATGCTGGGCTTCACGCTCAACCAGATGACGCTGCTGGCGCTCAGTCTGGTCGCGGGCGTGCTGGTCGACGATGCGATCGTGGAGATCGAGAATATCGTCCGGCACATGCGGATGGGCAAATCCGCCTATCAGGCATCGATCGATGCGGCGGACGAGATCGGCATCGCCGTGCTGGCGACCACGATGGCGATCGTCGCGGTCTTCCTGCCGGTCGGCCTGATGCCGGGTATTTCGGGCCAGTTCTTCAAGAATTTCGGCCTGACCGTCGTCGCGTCGGTGTTGATGAGCCTTGCCGTCGCGCGGCTCATCACCCCGATGATCGCCGCCTATTTCCTGAAGGCCCACGGCACCGCCAGCCATGGCGAAGGCTGGCTGATGGACCGCTATATGGGCGTGCTGCGCTGGACGCTGCGCCATCGCTGGTCGACGGTCGTCGCCGCCATCGCCGCGCTGGCGCTGACCGTCGTCATGTTCATGGTCCTGCCCCAGACGTTCCAGCCGCCGCAGGATCGCGAGCGGGTGACCGCGACGGTCGAAATGGTCCCCGGCACCACGCTGGAACAGACCGCCGCCGTCGTGAAGCGGGTCGAACGGCTGCTCGCGTCGCAGCCGATGGTGAAGTCGGTCTATTCGTCGAGCTATGCCGGCAATGGCCGCGTCACCGCCGAGCTGATCGACAAACCCAGCTTCGGCGAGCGCGTCCGCCACAGGTTTGGCCTGCTGGACGACGAGGAATTTGCCGCCAAGCGAACGGTCAAGAGCACCGAGTTCGAACGCGGCCTCGCGCCCCAATTGGCGGCGATCCCCGATGCGCGCGTGTCGTTCCGGTCGCAGTTCGGCTGGGGCGGCTCCAGCCGCGACCTGTCGATTACGCTGGGCGGTGACGATCCGGCGAAGCTGAACGAAACCGCGAACAAGCTGGTCAAGGAGATGGAGAAGCTGCCGATGATCGTGGCGCCGCGCGTGTCGGGCGATCTGAAGCGTCCGGAAATCATCATCCGCCCGCGCAGCGACCTCGCCGCCAGCCTCGGCGTCACCACCGCCGCGCTGTCGGGTGCGATCCGCATCGCGACGCTGGGCGATATCGACCAGAACAGCGCGCGCTTCTCCTTGAGCGACCGGCAGATTCCGATCCGGGTCGCGCTGTCGCGCGATGCCCGCTCGCGGCTGTCGACGATCCAGAACCTGCCGTTGCCGACCGCCAATGGCGGATCGGTCCCGCTGTCGGTCGTCGCCGATATCGGCTTCGGCGCCGGCCCGACCAAGATCGACCGCATCAACCAGCAGCGGCGCCTGGTCGTCGGTGCCGACCTGGCCCCCGGTGTCGTGTCGGGTGTCGCGATGAAGGCGATCCATCAGCTGCCGACGATGCAGAACCTTCCGCTGGGCGTCACCGAACTGACCGTCGGTCAGGCGAAGTGGCAGGGCGAGATGATCCAGAACTTCATCGTCGCGGTGATTTCGGGCATCTTCCTCGTCTTCGCGGTGCTGGTGCTGCTCTACAAGCGGGTCATGCCGCCCTTCGTGAACATGGGGTCGCTGTTCCTGGCGCCGCTGGGCGGCCTGCTGGCGCTGTGGGTGACGGGCAACCCGATCTCGATGCCGGTCTATATCGGGCTGCTGATGCTGCTCGGCATCGTCGCCAAGAACTCGATCCTGCTGATCGACTTCGCGCTGGAGGAGATGGAGAAGGGCGTCGAGAAGGAGGTCGCGATCCTCGATGCCGGGCACAAGCGGGCGCAGCCGATCGTGATGACCACGGTCGCGATGGTCGCCGGCATGGTGCCGACCGCACTGGCGCTTTCGGGCGATTCGTCCTTCCGCGGGCCGATGGGGATCACCGTGATCGGCGGCCTGACGCTGTCGACGCTGCTGACGCTGCTGATCGTGCCGGGCGCGTTCAGCCTGGCGGTCGGCCTCGAACGCTGGATCGGCCCGCGCCTGTCGCGGCGCCTGCTGACCTATCGTCCGGGCGATGCCGATGGCCTGGCGATCGACCACAAGCCCGGTGCGCCGCTGCCGCCGGGTGATGGGCCGAAGTCGCTGCCGGCGGCGGAGTAA
- a CDS encoding acyl-CoA thioesterase yields MTAPRFTRSITAGPDDIDELGHVNNAVWVRWIQDVAVEHWMAVATPEQQAAYVWVITRHEIDYRGNVAAGETVTAETWVGEAPRGARFDRLMRFTGADGRVKVDARTTWAVLDRQSGRLVRVPADVAERFLG; encoded by the coding sequence ATGACCGCCCCCCGCTTTACCCGTTCGATCACCGCCGGCCCCGACGATATCGACGAACTGGGCCATGTGAACAACGCGGTCTGGGTCCGCTGGATTCAGGATGTGGCGGTCGAACATTGGATGGCGGTCGCGACGCCCGAACAGCAGGCCGCCTATGTCTGGGTCATCACCCGGCACGAGATCGATTATCGCGGTAATGTCGCCGCCGGGGAAACGGTGACCGCCGAGACCTGGGTCGGCGAGGCGCCGCGCGGGGCACGGTTCGACCGCCTGATGCGCTTCACCGGCGCGGACGGGCGGGTAAAGGTCGATGCGCGGACGACCTGGGCGGTGCTCGACCGGCAGAGCGGGCGGCTGGTGCGGGTGCCGGCGGATGTTGCCGAGCGGTTTCTGGGGTAA
- a CDS encoding SIMPL domain-containing protein yields the protein MLRSALILAAIGGALPAAAQQVAPAVAPVLTDATLLDVVAEGKATRVPDIATIRAGVVSQSPTAAAALSDNAQRMTRVVAALRKAGVADRDIQTAQIQLQPQYRYAENQPPAITGYQASNSVSVRFRDVAKSGSILDALVAQGANQIDGPNLSVDAADAALDEARTDAIRRARARAELYAKAAGMRVDRIVSIVENGGDQPPMPMPVMAQARMVKMADSTPLAAGEQDLRATVSVRFLLR from the coding sequence ATGCTCCGTTCCGCCCTGATCCTGGCCGCCATCGGCGGCGCGCTGCCCGCCGCCGCGCAACAGGTCGCGCCCGCCGTCGCGCCGGTCCTGACCGATGCGACGCTGCTGGACGTGGTGGCCGAAGGAAAGGCGACTCGCGTCCCCGATATCGCGACGATTCGCGCCGGCGTCGTCAGCCAGTCGCCGACCGCCGCCGCCGCGCTGTCCGACAATGCGCAACGCATGACCCGGGTCGTCGCGGCGCTGCGCAAGGCGGGCGTCGCCGACCGCGATATCCAGACCGCGCAGATCCAGCTCCAGCCGCAATATCGCTATGCCGAGAATCAGCCGCCGGCGATCACCGGTTATCAGGCGAGCAACAGCGTCTCGGTCCGCTTCCGTGACGTGGCGAAGAGCGGCTCGATCCTCGACGCGCTGGTGGCGCAGGGCGCGAACCAGATCGACGGGCCGAACCTCTCGGTCGATGCCGCCGATGCCGCGCTGGACGAGGCGCGCACCGACGCGATCCGCCGCGCCCGCGCCCGCGCCGAACTCTATGCCAAGGCGGCGGGGATGCGCGTCGACCGGATCGTGTCGATCGTCGAGAATGGCGGCGACCAGCCGCCGATGCCGATGCCGGTCATGGCACAGGCGCGGATGGTGAAGATGGCCGACTCCACCCCGCTGGCGGCGGGGGAGCAGGACCTGCGGGCAACCGTGTCGGTGCGTTTCCTGCTGCGGTAA
- a CDS encoding efflux RND transporter periplasmic adaptor subunit has product MNYESTSIAGDRQMLTGPDGTKRSRHRAVIVGIVVILLVAIGAFWAFGRKGGDAPAAKAPPAGAAAGALPKVTVVVPGRDTVTRTVTGTGSLAARREMPVGVVGEGGLVTQVLVEPGSWVGAGQVLATVDRSVQAQTAESLAAQVRVARADAQIAQTELDRSKQLVERGFVSQADIDRKTATRDAANARVSVAQAQLAETQARNRRLDIRAPAAGLVLTRAVEPGQVIGGGSGVLFRIAMGGQMEMRAQLSEADLATVRAGVPAEVVPVGDTRVFKGQVWQVSPIIDPQTRQGIARIALNYDPALRPGGFASARIGAGASTAPLLPESAVLSDDKGSYVYVIDAQDKAVRRDVKVAEVSDEGALIASGLMGDERVVASAGAFLNPGQQVVPVRAAATPARKE; this is encoded by the coding sequence ATGAATTACGAATCGACGTCGATCGCGGGGGACCGCCAGATGCTGACCGGCCCGGACGGCACCAAGCGATCGCGCCACCGCGCGGTCATCGTCGGGATCGTCGTCATCCTGCTGGTCGCCATCGGCGCCTTCTGGGCATTCGGTCGCAAGGGCGGCGATGCCCCGGCAGCCAAGGCGCCGCCCGCCGGTGCCGCCGCTGGCGCATTGCCCAAGGTAACCGTTGTCGTACCCGGCCGCGACACCGTGACCCGTACCGTCACCGGCACCGGTTCGCTGGCCGCCCGGCGCGAGATGCCGGTCGGCGTCGTCGGCGAAGGCGGGCTCGTCACGCAGGTCCTGGTGGAACCGGGCAGCTGGGTCGGCGCCGGACAGGTGCTGGCCACGGTCGACCGGTCGGTGCAGGCGCAGACCGCCGAGTCGCTGGCCGCGCAGGTCCGCGTCGCCCGCGCCGACGCGCAGATCGCGCAGACCGAACTCGACCGGTCGAAGCAGCTGGTCGAGCGCGGCTTCGTGTCGCAGGCCGATATCGACCGCAAGACCGCGACCCGCGACGCCGCCAATGCGCGCGTGAGCGTCGCGCAGGCGCAGCTGGCCGAGACGCAGGCGCGCAACCGCCGGCTCGACATCCGCGCGCCCGCCGCCGGCCTCGTCCTGACCCGCGCGGTCGAGCCGGGGCAGGTGATCGGCGGGGGCAGCGGCGTGCTGTTCCGCATCGCGATGGGCGGGCAGATGGAAATGCGCGCGCAGCTGTCCGAAGCCGATCTGGCGACGGTGCGCGCGGGCGTGCCGGCGGAGGTCGTGCCGGTCGGCGACACCCGCGTGTTCAAGGGGCAGGTGTGGCAGGTCTCGCCGATCATCGACCCGCAGACGCGGCAGGGCATCGCCCGCATCGCGCTGAACTACGACCCGGCGCTGCGGCCCGGCGGCTTTGCCAGCGCCCGGATCGGTGCCGGCGCGTCGACCGCGCCACTGCTGCCCGAATCGGCGGTGCTGAGCGACGACAAGGGCAGCTATGTCTATGTCATCGATGCGCAGGACAAGGCGGTGCGCCGCGACGTGAAGGTCGCCGAGGTATCGGACGAAGGCGCGCTGATCGCGTCGGGCCTGATGGGCGACGAGCGCGTGGTCGCCAGCGCAGGCGCCTTCCTCAATCCGGGTCAGCAGGTGGTGCCGGTCCGCGCCGCCGCCACCCCCGCCCGCAAGGAATAG
- the pdeM gene encoding ligase-associated DNA damage response endonuclease PdeM, protein MVRLSFAGHAFAALPAGALYWPARRALLLADLHFEKASWFAQFGQMLPPYDTLETLAGIEAVVSRTQPAEIWCLGDSFHDIGGCDRLSEEAQARLRALTGGVDWTWITGNHDRIVADHCGGRLVDEAVVDGVVLRHEADPAEPRPELSGHFHPKLRVKLRGRGVSRRCFVATASKLILPAFGSLTGGLDAHHPEIVRAVGTGAEALIALEDRLLRFPIAA, encoded by the coding sequence ATGGTTCGCCTTTCGTTCGCCGGCCACGCCTTTGCCGCCCTCCCGGCCGGTGCCCTGTACTGGCCGGCGCGGCGCGCGTTGCTGCTGGCCGACCTGCATTTCGAAAAGGCCAGCTGGTTCGCGCAGTTCGGGCAGATGCTGCCGCCCTATGACACCCTTGAAACGCTGGCCGGGATCGAGGCGGTGGTCTCCCGGACGCAGCCGGCGGAAATCTGGTGCCTGGGCGACAGTTTCCACGATATCGGCGGGTGCGACCGGCTGTCGGAAGAGGCGCAGGCCCGGTTGCGTGCGCTGACCGGCGGGGTCGACTGGACGTGGATCACCGGCAACCATGACCGGATCGTCGCCGACCATTGCGGCGGGCGGTTGGTCGACGAGGCAGTGGTCGACGGCGTGGTGCTACGCCACGAAGCCGATCCGGCCGAGCCACGTCCCGAATTGTCCGGCCATTTCCATCCCAAGCTGCGGGTGAAGCTGCGCGGGCGCGGCGTATCGCGGCGCTGTTTCGTCGCGACCGCCAGCAAGCTGATCCTGCCGGCGTTCGGATCGTTGACCGGCGGGCTGGACGCGCATCATCCGGAGATCGTGCGCGCGGTCGGGACCGGCGCAGAGGCGCTGATCGCGCTGGAGGACCGGCTGCTGCGCTTTCCGATCGCGGCGTGA
- a CDS encoding DUF445 domain-containing protein: protein MASPLTRAGDAVPVPLRRMRRLATFMLVAMAALFLLSRRMEGVHPAWGFVQSFAEAAMVGGLADWFAVTALFRHPLGLPIPHTAIIPRNKDRIGDTLAAFLRDNFLTARVVARRMHRVDAAGAAGKWLADPAARSGRLRHGASRLAVNVLEGLDPDQFGTMVRGALANRLRAMQVSPALGRTLEAAIADDRHLPLVDAIIRWTSKTLDANEELVRAMIQKRAGAVLRWTGLDETLATSVVRGLHKMLAEVAEDPAHPLRAKANEGLALLAHDLQHSPEMQAKVERLKNDLIDNPALAGWWMGVWEKIRGGMLRAARDPDRALAGPIGEAMRQLGRTLQSDPVLKAKVNRFARRAVVGAVADYGDGIVRLVSDTVRGWDAQTITGRLENAVGRDLQYIRINGTLVGGMVGLAIHVVDVWL, encoded by the coding sequence ATGGCATCCCCTCTCACCCGCGCCGGCGATGCGGTTCCCGTTCCGCTCCGCCGGATGCGGCGGCTGGCCACGTTCATGCTGGTGGCGATGGCCGCGCTGTTCCTGCTGTCGCGGCGGATGGAAGGCGTCCATCCCGCCTGGGGCTTCGTGCAGTCCTTTGCCGAAGCGGCGATGGTCGGTGGCCTTGCCGACTGGTTCGCGGTCACCGCGCTGTTCCGCCATCCGCTCGGCCTGCCGATCCCGCATACCGCGATCATCCCGCGCAACAAGGACCGGATCGGCGATACGCTGGCCGCGTTCCTGCGCGACAATTTCCTGACGGCGCGGGTCGTTGCGCGGCGGATGCACCGGGTGGATGCGGCGGGGGCGGCGGGCAAGTGGCTGGCCGATCCGGCAGCGCGCAGCGGGCGGCTGCGCCATGGCGCGTCGCGGCTGGCGGTCAATGTCCTCGAAGGGCTCGACCCCGACCAGTTCGGGACGATGGTGCGCGGTGCGCTGGCCAACCGGCTGCGCGCGATGCAGGTGTCGCCCGCACTCGGCCGCACGCTGGAGGCGGCGATCGCCGACGACCGGCACCTGCCGCTGGTCGATGCGATCATCCGCTGGACGTCCAAGACGTTGGACGCGAACGAGGAACTGGTCCGCGCGATGATCCAGAAGCGCGCCGGGGCGGTGCTGCGCTGGACCGGCCTCGACGAGACGCTGGCGACGTCGGTGGTGCGCGGCCTGCACAAGATGCTGGCTGAAGTCGCCGAGGACCCGGCTCACCCACTGCGCGCGAAGGCGAATGAGGGCCTCGCGCTGCTGGCGCACGACCTGCAACATTCGCCGGAGATGCAGGCGAAGGTCGAGCGGTTGAAGAACGACCTGATCGACAATCCCGCGCTCGCCGGATGGTGGATGGGGGTGTGGGAAAAGATTCGCGGCGGCATGCTGCGCGCCGCGCGCGATCCCGACCGCGCGCTCGCCGGGCCGATCGGTGAGGCGATGCGCCAGCTCGGCCGGACGCTCCAGTCCGATCCGGTGCTGAAAGCCAAGGTCAACCGCTTCGCCCGCCGTGCGGTGGTCGGCGCGGTCGCCGATTATGGCGACGGCATCGTCCGGCTGGTGTCGGACACGGTACGCGGCTGGGATGCGCAGACGATCACCGGCCGGCTGGAAAACGCGGTCGGTCGCGACCTGCAATATATCCGCATCAACGGCACGCTGGTCGGCGGCATGGTCGGGCTGGCGATCCATGTGGTTGATGTTTGGTTGTAA
- a CDS encoding multidrug effflux MFS transporter → MSQTIESPAETRTPPPSADRSPLPFGEFVTLIAALMALTALGIDSMLPALPAIGETLDVAEPNMRQFVITAFLIGFSVAQLAYGPLADRYGRRPVLIVGLVASAITNLVAAISGSFMLLLIARLASGAAVAAGRVVTIALVRDCYSGRAMARVMSLAFIFFMAAPVLAPSFGELVLVFASWRWIFGGIAIVTAIILAWFVLRMPETLPESERQPLQPSRILAGYRIVLRDRYAVGYTIAAALLSGGLFGFVGSIQQIMEVTFERPKLLTVVFACVASTMAAGSFFNSRIVMRFGTRLISHAALLGLVAVAGVHLAVTLAGVESLVNFIVLQAMMMACFGLATSNFSAMAMENMGSIAGTASSLQGFVSMLGGAVLGAIIGQSFDGTTVPLYGGFLGLGLLALLVVFRTEHGRLFRRG, encoded by the coding sequence ATGTCGCAGACCATCGAATCCCCCGCCGAAACGCGCACGCCCCCGCCCTCCGCCGACCGTTCGCCGCTCCCGTTCGGCGAGTTCGTGACGCTGATCGCGGCGCTGATGGCGCTGACGGCGCTGGGCATCGATTCGATGCTGCCCGCGCTCCCCGCAATCGGCGAGACGCTGGACGTCGCCGAGCCCAATATGCGGCAGTTCGTCATTACCGCCTTCCTGATCGGCTTTTCGGTCGCGCAGCTGGCCTATGGGCCGCTCGCCGATCGCTATGGCCGGCGGCCGGTGCTGATCGTCGGGCTGGTCGCCAGCGCGATCACCAATCTGGTCGCGGCGATTTCGGGCAGCTTCATGCTGCTGCTGATCGCCCGGCTGGCATCGGGTGCCGCCGTGGCGGCGGGACGGGTGGTGACCATCGCGCTGGTGCGCGACTGTTATTCGGGGCGGGCGATGGCACGGGTGATGAGCCTGGCGTTCATCTTCTTCATGGCCGCCCCCGTGCTGGCACCGTCGTTCGGCGAACTGGTGCTGGTCTTCGCGTCGTGGCGCTGGATCTTTGGCGGGATCGCGATCGTCACCGCGATCATCCTCGCCTGGTTCGTGCTGCGCATGCCCGAGACGCTGCCGGAATCGGAGCGCCAGCCGCTCCAGCCCAGCCGCATCCTCGCCGGCTATCGCATCGTGCTGCGCGATCGCTATGCGGTGGGCTACACCATCGCCGCCGCATTGCTGTCGGGCGGGCTGTTCGGGTTCGTCGGGTCGATCCAGCAGATCATGGAGGTGACGTTCGAGCGGCCGAAGCTGCTGACGGTCGTCTTCGCCTGCGTCGCCAGCACGATGGCGGCGGGATCGTTCTTCAATTCGCGGATCGTGATGCGCTTCGGCACCCGGCTGATCTCGCACGCGGCGCTGCTCGGGCTGGTCGCGGTGGCGGGCGTGCACCTGGCGGTGACGCTGGCGGGTGTCGAATCGCTGGTCAACTTCATCGTGCTGCAGGCGATGATGATGGCGTGCTTCGGCCTCGCCACCTCCAATTTCTCGGCGATGGCGATGGAGAATATGGGGTCGATCGCCGGGACCGCGTCGTCGTTGCAGGGATTCGTGTCGATGCTGGGCGGCGCGGTGCTCGGCGCGATCATCGGCCAATCGTTCGACGGGACGACGGTGCCGCTGTACGGCGGGTTCCTCGGCCTCGGCCTGCTTGCTCTGCTCGTCGTGTTTCGCACCGAACATGGCCGGCTGTTCCGGCGTGGGTAG
- the ftsE gene encoding cell division ATP-binding protein FtsE, which yields MASIVQFENVGLRYGQGPETLSDVSFTLSAGTFHFLVGASGAGKTSLLRLLYLSQRPSRGVIRLFGEDMVTSPRGRLPGFRRRIGVVFQDFRLVPHLSARDNIALPLRVAGMPEEDIAEPVGEMLAWVGLSDRADARPPTLSGGEQQRVAIARAVINRPEILVADEPTGNVDPDMAERLLKLFASLNRLGTTVVMATHDHHLLDRVPDARLMQLDRGRLVDPFVAGAA from the coding sequence GTGGCCAGCATCGTTCAGTTCGAAAATGTCGGCCTTCGCTATGGTCAGGGGCCGGAAACGCTGAGCGATGTCAGCTTCACGCTCAGTGCCGGGACGTTCCATTTCCTGGTCGGCGCATCGGGCGCGGGCAAGACGTCGCTGCTGCGCCTGCTCTATCTGTCGCAGCGGCCCAGTCGGGGCGTCATCCGCCTGTTCGGCGAGGATATGGTGACCTCGCCGCGCGGTCGCCTGCCAGGGTTTCGCCGCCGCATCGGCGTGGTGTTCCAGGATTTCCGGCTGGTGCCGCACCTCTCGGCACGCGACAATATCGCGCTGCCGCTGCGGGTTGCGGGTATGCCGGAGGAGGACATTGCCGAGCCGGTGGGGGAGATGCTGGCCTGGGTGGGCTTAAGCGATCGCGCCGATGCGCGTCCGCCGACGCTGTCGGGCGGGGAGCAGCAGCGCGTCGCCATCGCCCGCGCGGTCATCAACCGGCCCGAAATCCTCGTCGCCGACGAACCGACCGGCAATGTCGATCCCGACATGGCCGAACGGTTGCTGAAGCTGTTCGCCTCGCTTAACCGGCTGGGCACAACGGTTGTCATGGCGACGCACGACCACCATTTGCTCGACCGCGTACCGGATGCCCGGCTGATGCAGCTCGATCGCGGGCGGCTGGTCGATCCCTTTGTCGCAGGCGCGGCATGA